In one Vagococcus entomophilus genomic region, the following are encoded:
- a CDS encoding MarR family winged helix-turn-helix transcriptional regulator: MSELTQSLCENLEKVVHQHHRIGKRMHNKGRKQDAFAQKKVLELLTQNQEELTISRLVELLDIRPSSVSELVKKLEDGGYVVREKDEKDKRVMKIKLTKAGKEMSQEKKSRANEWTEFYFSELTNEEQKELNRLLEKVSMQSKEKITIWMEQHGINTVEYKLDDEHKKAKHHNKKRVHKGKKHN; the protein is encoded by the coding sequence ATGAGTGAATTGACTCAAAGCCTATGTGAAAATTTAGAGAAAGTTGTTCATCAGCATCATCGTATTGGAAAAAGAATGCACAATAAGGGAAGAAAACAAGACGCTTTTGCGCAAAAAAAAGTTTTAGAGCTTTTGACTCAAAATCAAGAGGAATTGACAATAAGTCGGCTGGTAGAACTTTTGGATATTCGACCATCTTCTGTATCAGAATTAGTTAAAAAATTGGAAGATGGAGGATATGTAGTACGAGAAAAAGATGAGAAAGATAAGCGTGTTATGAAAATTAAGTTGACTAAAGCAGGTAAAGAAATGAGTCAAGAGAAAAAGAGTCGGGCTAACGAATGGACAGAATTTTATTTTTCTGAGCTAACCAATGAGGAACAAAAAGAATTAAATCGTTTATTGGAAAAAGTATCTATGCAATCAAAAGAAAAAATCACAATTTGGATGGAACAACACGGCATAAATACTGTAGAATATAAGCTGGATGACGAGCACAAAAAAGCAAAACATCATAATAAAAAAAGAGTACATAAAGGAAAAAAGCATAATTAA
- a CDS encoding MetQ/NlpA family ABC transporter substrate-binding protein: MRKKIGWSLVLVILLILGGCGQRTKASDEGKIIIGSLGSDAEIWQYIAKSDAAKKAGLNIEVQDINDGVALNTATADKKVDVNAFQSYSYLVSFNKDSKSKLIPIATTYLEPMGIYSSKIKKIKEVPNHAVVALADNPANAARGLKLLAAAGLITLKSDFDSGIGSTADIVSNPKNLVFKLIDDKTGPRVLKDVDLATIGNTIALEGGLNVLKDAIYYEKVEAGTKENINILATASSNKNNKKLKKLAKLYHSSEVKAYIKKHFAGTKVDVNQPISYLSN; this comes from the coding sequence ATGCGAAAAAAAATAGGATGGAGTCTAGTGCTAGTTATTCTCTTGATATTGGGGGGCTGCGGTCAACGAACGAAGGCTAGTGATGAGGGGAAAATCATTATTGGATCACTTGGATCAGACGCAGAAATTTGGCAATACATTGCCAAATCAGATGCAGCTAAAAAGGCTGGTTTGAATATAGAAGTACAAGATATCAATGATGGAGTAGCTCTGAATACTGCAACTGCGGATAAAAAAGTTGATGTAAACGCCTTTCAATCATACAGTTATCTGGTTAGTTTTAACAAAGACAGTAAAAGTAAGCTGATTCCTATTGCAACCACTTATTTAGAGCCAATGGGGATTTATTCAAGTAAAATCAAAAAAATTAAAGAAGTTCCAAATCATGCAGTTGTAGCACTTGCAGATAATCCAGCAAATGCAGCTAGAGGGCTCAAGCTATTGGCAGCTGCGGGCTTAATTACATTAAAAAGTGATTTTGACTCTGGCATTGGCAGCACCGCTGATATTGTAAGCAATCCCAAAAATTTAGTGTTTAAGTTGATAGATGATAAAACCGGTCCTAGAGTTTTAAAGGATGTAGATTTGGCCACAATAGGAAATACGATTGCTTTAGAAGGTGGACTAAACGTTTTAAAAGATGCGATTTATTATGAAAAAGTAGAGGCAGGAACAAAAGAAAATATCAACATTTTAGCAACAGCTTCTAGTAATAAAAACAACAAAAAACTTAAAAAATTGGCAAAGCTTTATCATAGCTCAGAGGTAAAAGCGTATATAAAAAAACATTTTGCTGGAACAAAAGTGGATGTAAATCAACCCATCAGCTATTTGAGCAATTAA
- a CDS encoding methionine ABC transporter ATP-binding protein codes for MIELKDVSIIFEQKGKRVEAVKEVNVTIKRKEIFGIVGYSGAGKSTLVRAINLLQRPTSGEVIVGGKKLLEMNQKELRKERQKIGMIFQHFNLMSARTIFQNVYFPLRYSKLPQSERIQKVLSLLDLVGLKDKKDAYPSQLSGGQKQRVAIARALANDPEILLCDEATSALDPKTTLQILDLLKQLNERLDLTIVLITHEMQAVKEICHRVAVMEAGEIIEENDIVAIFNRPKRPLTQDFIRTASHLDQAIAKIAQDESLLLQAQSQNQRLIELSYVGETTNQPLINQLYVKFGIETNILYGNIEILQKIPVGHLIVFLSGAASDIETTLDYLNQQQVRVKEITASELATIKTNKTEELS; via the coding sequence ATGATCGAATTAAAAGATGTCTCAATTATTTTTGAGCAAAAAGGAAAAAGAGTTGAGGCGGTAAAAGAGGTCAATGTTACAATCAAAAGAAAGGAGATTTTTGGCATCGTGGGCTATTCTGGGGCGGGAAAAAGCACCTTAGTGAGAGCGATTAATCTTTTACAACGGCCGACATCCGGAGAAGTAATTGTAGGAGGGAAAAAGCTCTTAGAGATGAATCAAAAAGAGCTTAGAAAAGAGCGCCAAAAGATTGGCATGATTTTCCAGCATTTTAATCTAATGAGTGCCAGAACCATTTTTCAAAATGTCTACTTTCCGCTAAGATATTCTAAACTTCCTCAATCAGAACGAATACAAAAAGTATTGTCATTACTCGACTTAGTTGGGCTTAAAGATAAAAAAGATGCATATCCCTCTCAACTATCAGGAGGACAAAAACAACGGGTCGCGATCGCACGAGCACTCGCAAATGATCCTGAGATATTACTTTGTGACGAAGCGACAAGCGCATTAGATCCTAAAACAACGTTGCAAATCTTGGATTTACTCAAACAGCTTAATGAACGCTTGGATTTGACGATTGTGCTGATTACGCATGAGATGCAAGCAGTAAAAGAGATCTGTCATCGTGTGGCGGTAATGGAAGCAGGGGAGATTATTGAGGAGAATGATATTGTTGCTATTTTCAATCGACCAAAACGTCCTTTGACACAAGATTTTATTCGAACTGCTAGCCATCTTGATCAGGCTATTGCGAAGATTGCACAAGATGAATCATTACTCTTACAAGCACAATCTCAAAATCAGCGACTAATTGAATTATCGTATGTTGGAGAAACGACGAATCAGCCATTAATTAATCAATTGTACGTTAAGTTTGGAATCGAAACCAATATTTTATATGGAAATATTGAGATTTTACAAAAAATACCAGTGGGGCATTTAATCGTATTTTTATCTGGAGCAGCGTCCGATATAGAAACGACACTCGACTATTTGAATCAGCAACAGGTAAGAGTGAAGGAAATAACTGCTTCAGAATTAGCAACAATTAAAACAAACAAGACGGAGGAGTTGTCATGA